From Candidatus Manganitrophus morganii, the proteins below share one genomic window:
- the gcvH gene encoding glycine cleavage system protein GcvH, which produces MIPENLRYHKEHEWVRAEGKKATIGISHFAQEALGDIVYLEIPKTGVNVQYGNEITEIESTKTTSPLYAPVGGKVVAVNEKLKEKPELINQDPYGEGWIVVIEMNDPKEVEKLMTAKEYDAFLQKEAH; this is translated from the coding sequence ATGATTCCTGAGAATTTGCGTTATCATAAAGAACACGAGTGGGTCCGAGCGGAAGGAAAGAAGGCGACGATTGGGATTTCACATTTCGCCCAGGAGGCGTTGGGCGATATTGTTTATCTCGAGATTCCCAAAACGGGGGTGAACGTCCAATACGGAAATGAAATCACCGAAATTGAATCGACAAAGACGACCTCTCCGCTTTACGCGCCGGTCGGCGGTAAGGTGGTTGCCGTCAATGAGAAGCTGAAAGAAAAACCGGAACTGATCAACCAGGATCCTTATGGCGAAGGGTGGATCGTGGTGATTGAGATGAATGATCCGAAAGAGGTCGAAAAGCTCATGACGGCGAAAGAGTATGATGCGTTCCTTCAGAAAGAGGCTCATTAG
- a CDS encoding lipoate--protein ligase family protein: MNSKTTWRLLSHLPQPPEMNMAIDEAIATAFSKGQVPPTLRLYGWAVPSVSFGSFQKWEPEWDALMAGGTHHFVRRMTGGRALLHHRELTYSVVASTKDPLFAGGIKETFYTIAKGLLAGLESLGVEAEVYAPPRSQRLERPSNSLCFASTSWYEITAQGKKLIGSAQRRWTKHFLQHGSLILKKESDRSFSSENQISLDALLPLLPDDETLFAAMKGGFESALSINLEMGSLTPEEEEVAARLVKEKYGNPAWTLRRETS; the protein is encoded by the coding sequence ATGAACTCCAAGACGACATGGCGGCTGCTCTCCCATTTACCTCAGCCGCCCGAGATGAACATGGCGATCGATGAGGCGATCGCGACCGCCTTTTCGAAAGGTCAGGTCCCGCCGACCCTCCGTCTCTACGGCTGGGCCGTTCCCTCCGTTTCGTTCGGCTCCTTTCAGAAGTGGGAGCCGGAATGGGATGCGCTCATGGCGGGGGGGACGCACCACTTCGTTCGGCGGATGACGGGGGGCCGGGCGCTTCTTCATCATCGGGAGTTGACCTACTCCGTTGTCGCATCAACGAAAGATCCGCTCTTTGCCGGAGGGATCAAGGAAACTTTCTATACGATTGCGAAAGGGCTCTTGGCCGGATTGGAATCGCTCGGCGTCGAGGCCGAAGTGTATGCCCCTCCCCGCTCGCAGCGACTCGAACGACCCTCGAATTCCCTCTGTTTTGCTTCGACCTCCTGGTACGAAATCACCGCCCAAGGGAAAAAGCTGATCGGAAGCGCGCAGCGGCGATGGACGAAACATTTTCTGCAGCATGGATCTTTGATCTTGAAGAAAGAATCGGACCGGAGTTTCTCCTCCGAAAATCAGATCAGCCTTGATGCGCTTCTTCCTCTCCTGCCCGACGATGAAACCCTGTTTGCGGCGATGAAGGGAGGGTTCGAATCGGCTCTCTCAATCAATCTGGAGATGGGAAGCCTCACCCCGGAGGAAGAAGAAGTCGCCGCCCGCCTCGTCAAAGAAAAGTATGGAAATCCCGCCTGGACCCTTCGGAGAGAAACCTCTTAG
- a CDS encoding tetratricopeptide repeat protein, whose amino-acid sequence MFFRVFVIGFFLAAFISGCVRPPTRSIQTDDQGWAELVEGIRSFEASRYSEAKQRFLRIIASYPGSPLLSEAQWLLARTYDAAGEKPEAIRELRLFLKNYPKSLHEEEARFLLSRLDQPGQKIVAVIWSPLSGWEMEDYLRAFRRRANTVIIPVFNNSPGRSGVFFQASGAPVLADRLREWTETARRIGFRVVAVLPIREMRWATQARPEWRDIRYDPNKQELHSIEKLDLFNTEVKKMVSDLYRDLARYPIDGVYISDLSYGSEEGWTPSAIRLYESLFSESIDPASVAAGSVGRTRDGRGSQFWHWIGWRSRFLSDFVKDLQTEIRLRRPDMLWGAVFPEIVLTHPVKGLAETSVDLLDIKRAENDIHLIFPQSAPGGVALLADTMSKYAIRPEDIWLQPTSNDRALLSEVMRSPFQGIILPSP is encoded by the coding sequence ATGTTCTTTCGCGTTTTTGTGATCGGGTTTTTTCTCGCGGCCTTTATCTCGGGGTGTGTCCGGCCGCCGACCCGGTCCATTCAGACCGATGACCAGGGGTGGGCTGAACTGGTCGAGGGGATTCGTTCTTTTGAAGCGAGCCGTTATTCGGAGGCGAAGCAACGGTTTTTGAGGATTATCGCGTCGTATCCCGGCTCTCCGCTTTTGAGTGAAGCGCAGTGGCTGTTGGCCAGGACATACGATGCGGCGGGTGAGAAGCCGGAGGCGATTCGGGAACTTCGACTTTTTCTGAAGAATTATCCGAAGAGCCTACACGAAGAGGAGGCGCGCTTTCTCCTCTCCCGGCTCGATCAGCCGGGCCAAAAGATCGTCGCGGTGATCTGGTCTCCCTTGTCCGGATGGGAGATGGAAGATTATCTCCGGGCGTTTCGGAGAAGGGCGAATACGGTCATTATCCCAGTTTTCAATAATTCGCCCGGAAGAAGCGGCGTTTTCTTTCAAGCTTCAGGCGCTCCTGTGTTGGCCGATCGGCTTCGTGAATGGACAGAGACGGCCCGTCGGATAGGATTTCGCGTCGTAGCGGTCTTGCCGATCCGGGAAATGCGCTGGGCGACGCAGGCCCGTCCGGAGTGGCGCGATATCAGATATGATCCGAATAAACAAGAGCTCCATTCCATCGAAAAACTCGATTTGTTCAACACGGAAGTGAAGAAGATGGTGTCGGACCTCTATCGGGATCTGGCGCGTTATCCTATTGACGGCGTTTATATCAGCGATTTATCGTACGGCTCCGAAGAGGGATGGACCCCTTCCGCCATTCGCCTTTATGAGAGCCTGTTTTCCGAATCGATCGATCCCGCCTCTGTGGCGGCCGGGTCGGTCGGGAGAACGAGGGATGGACGAGGATCTCAATTCTGGCATTGGATCGGTTGGAGGAGCCGCTTTTTGAGCGACTTTGTAAAGGATCTCCAGACGGAAATTCGGCTGCGCCGGCCCGACATGTTGTGGGGAGCCGTTTTTCCTGAAATCGTCCTCACCCATCCTGTAAAAGGCCTTGCGGAGACCTCCGTCGATCTGCTCGATATCAAACGGGCTGAGAATGACATCCACCTGATTTTCCCGCAGTCGGCTCCCGGAGGGGTGGCGCTTCTCGCCGATACAATGTCGAAATATGCGATTCGGCCAGAAGACATATGGCTGCAGCCGACCTCGAACGATCGCGCGTTGCTCTCTGAAGTGATGAGATCCCCTTTCCAAGGGATCATCCTTCCAAGTCCTTGA
- the ndk gene encoding nucleoside-diphosphate kinase codes for MSERTLSIIKPDAVSKNVIGEIIKRFESAQLKIVAIQMRHLTKKEAEAFYDVHRERPFFDSLATFMSSGPVVAMVLEGENAVAKNRTLMGATDPKKADKGTIRADFAGSIEANAVHGSDSSTSAAVEIPFFFSRLDLVR; via the coding sequence GTGTCTGAGCGAACACTTTCGATTATTAAGCCGGATGCGGTGTCTAAGAATGTCATTGGAGAGATCATCAAGCGGTTTGAAAGCGCGCAACTCAAGATTGTCGCGATTCAGATGCGTCATTTAACGAAAAAGGAAGCGGAGGCGTTTTACGATGTCCATCGGGAGCGCCCCTTCTTCGATAGCTTGGCCACCTTTATGAGTTCGGGGCCGGTTGTGGCGATGGTGCTGGAGGGAGAAAACGCCGTTGCGAAGAATCGCACCCTGATGGGAGCGACCGATCCGAAGAAGGCCGATAAGGGGACGATCCGGGCCGACTTTGCAGGAAGCATTGAAGCAAATGCCGTTCATGGCTCCGATTCCTCCACATCGGCGGCCGTTGAAATTCCTTTTTTCTTCAGTCGACTCGATCTCGTTCGTTGA
- a CDS encoding diguanylate cyclase, with protein sequence MTPQLRIALFSPDKNIADLMELRLRSKGHQVVTLTHLTDLLGFIYSDPPDLLIVDLTAPDPEIQTVIRDLKGEGHFSVIPIIGLIQESMEELFDWAAYPLDDFLLVPVRYPELFNRVDLSLQRIQRVFDHNPLTKLPGNTSIQKAIEKTLGKPMAVCYIDVNHFKPYNDTFGFARGDEVLRMLARIMSNAVKESGEGGFSGHVGGDDFVFIVPFDRAEAVCETIIRNFNIIVSDLFVEQEKADGYYVAKDRRGETQHVPLLGIAIAVVPTMNPKLRHYGMISAVAAELKKYAKQSAVSRYVIDRRKE encoded by the coding sequence ATGACGCCCCAGCTTAGAATCGCCCTCTTTTCTCCGGACAAGAACATCGCCGACCTCATGGAGCTTCGCTTGCGAAGCAAGGGACATCAGGTCGTGACCCTCACGCATCTCACCGATCTTCTCGGCTTCATCTATTCGGACCCGCCCGATCTTTTAATCGTCGATCTCACCGCGCCGGATCCGGAGATTCAAACGGTCATCCGAGACTTGAAAGGGGAGGGTCACTTCAGCGTCATTCCGATCATCGGATTAATCCAGGAGTCGATGGAGGAGCTCTTTGATTGGGCCGCGTATCCACTTGACGACTTTCTCTTGGTTCCGGTGCGATATCCCGAGCTCTTCAACCGCGTTGATCTCTCGCTTCAGCGGATTCAACGGGTCTTCGATCATAATCCCCTGACCAAGCTTCCCGGCAACACCTCCATTCAGAAAGCGATTGAAAAGACGTTAGGAAAGCCGATGGCGGTCTGTTATATCGATGTCAATCATTTCAAGCCGTACAACGACACGTTCGGATTCGCCCGGGGCGACGAGGTGCTTCGGATGTTGGCCCGGATCATGTCGAATGCGGTCAAGGAGTCGGGGGAAGGAGGATTCTCGGGGCACGTCGGCGGCGACGACTTTGTTTTCATCGTTCCGTTCGATCGGGCGGAGGCGGTTTGCGAAACGATCATCCGCAACTTCAACATCATCGTCTCGGATTTGTTCGTGGAGCAGGAGAAAGCCGACGGCTATTACGTCGCCAAAGACCGAAGAGGGGAGACGCAACACGTTCCTCTCTTGGGGATCGCCATCGCCGTGGTTCCCACCATGAATCCAAAATTACGGCATTATGGAATGATCTCCGCGGTGGCCGCGGAGCTGAAGAAATATGCAAAGCAATCGGCCGTCAGTCGGTATGTCATCGACCGGCGGAAAGAGTAG
- the tyrS gene encoding tyrosine--tRNA ligase, which produces MTNSEKEPNEIDPSWQLLFRGAVEVIQKKELLEKLKKSKAEGRSLRIKAGFDPTAPDLHLGHTVLFQKMKQFQDLGHEVIFLIGDFTGMIGDPSGRSETRKQLTREQVLQNAETYKAQIFKVLDPKKTTIRFNSEWFGTMNAEGLIRLASQYTVARILERDDFQKRYQQLQPIGIHEFLYPLIQGYDSVALKADVELGGTDQKFNLLVGRELQKIEGQPQQVVMTMPLLEGTDGVRKMSKSYGNYIALEDSPAEMFGKVMSIRDELMYRYYELLTDMSLDEIRMLHPMEAKLKLAFLIVERFHGAQSAQEGRDQFDATVGRKGREGTLLECRVAPGQQRLVDLIYSQGWAPSKSEARRLIQQGAVELDGEKIADPNYELVVEDGRRHDIKVGKKIKCFLKGG; this is translated from the coding sequence ATGACGAACAGTGAAAAAGAGCCGAATGAAATCGACCCGTCGTGGCAGCTTCTCTTCCGTGGGGCGGTCGAGGTCATTCAAAAAAAAGAGCTGCTTGAGAAACTGAAAAAGTCGAAAGCCGAAGGGCGTTCCCTCCGAATCAAGGCCGGGTTCGATCCGACGGCGCCCGATCTTCATCTGGGGCATACGGTTTTATTTCAGAAGATGAAGCAGTTTCAAGATTTAGGACATGAGGTCATTTTCTTAATCGGTGACTTTACCGGAATGATCGGGGACCCAAGCGGACGATCCGAGACGCGAAAACAGTTGACCCGAGAACAGGTGCTCCAAAATGCGGAGACCTATAAAGCTCAAATCTTCAAGGTGCTCGACCCGAAGAAAACCACAATTCGTTTTAACAGCGAGTGGTTTGGGACGATGAACGCGGAAGGGCTGATCCGATTGGCCTCGCAGTACACTGTTGCGCGGATACTTGAGCGGGATGATTTCCAGAAAAGATACCAGCAGCTGCAGCCGATCGGCATCCATGAATTCTTATATCCGCTGATTCAGGGATATGATTCTGTCGCGTTGAAGGCCGATGTCGAGCTTGGCGGGACCGATCAAAAGTTTAATCTCCTGGTCGGACGGGAGTTGCAAAAAATCGAAGGCCAACCGCAACAGGTCGTCATGACGATGCCGCTTTTGGAAGGAACGGACGGGGTCCGTAAGATGAGCAAGAGTTATGGGAATTACATTGCGCTCGAAGATTCTCCGGCCGAGATGTTCGGAAAGGTCATGTCGATCCGAGATGAATTGATGTATCGATATTATGAGCTTTTGACGGACATGTCCCTTGATGAGATCCGAATGCTCCATCCGATGGAGGCCAAGCTGAAATTGGCTTTCCTGATAGTAGAACGATTTCATGGTGCTCAGAGCGCACAAGAGGGGAGAGATCAATTTGATGCCACCGTCGGAAGAAAGGGTCGAGAAGGGACTCTTCTCGAATGCAGGGTTGCCCCAGGGCAACAGCGGTTGGTCGATCTGATCTATTCCCAAGGATGGGCGCCGAGCAAGAGCGAAGCGCGAAGGCTCATACAGCAGGGAGCCGTTGAACTGGATGGAGAAAAGATTGCGGATCCGAATTACGAACTTGTTGTTGAGGATGGGCGGCGGCATGATATAAAGGTCGGAAAGAAAATCAAATGTTTCTTAAAAGGGGGTTGA
- a CDS encoding HDOD domain-containing protein, with translation MNERREEIRRLIKETRSLPTLPGIITKMSALVENDKTSIQEIARLVSSDQILSAKVLKLVNSPFYGFPGRVSTVSNALILLGVNVVKGLSLSASIFEMMEKNVVGLWEHSLGTAVAASVIAKRIGAPEAEEISTAALLHDIGKVIVKIKFEEDYKRFESLVQDKEISMFEAERELLGADHAEIGGWLAKSWYLPEKLIEPIAYHHDVEKATRHPLNTAIVHLADVLVKAGGFGFSGDNVVPLIQPAAWKKTGLTETQLEGIIDEIEDKLIDVKNLSLEIQATHDAPA, from the coding sequence ATGAATGAAAGACGAGAAGAGATCCGGCGTCTCATCAAAGAGACGCGATCTTTGCCGACCCTTCCGGGAATCATCACAAAAATGAGCGCATTGGTGGAGAACGACAAAACGTCCATCCAGGAAATCGCACGGCTGGTCTCCTCCGATCAGATCCTCTCGGCGAAAGTGTTAAAACTGGTCAATTCTCCATTTTACGGTTTTCCCGGCCGGGTCTCGACCGTTTCAAACGCCTTGATCCTCCTTGGCGTAAACGTCGTCAAGGGATTGTCGTTGAGCGCGTCCATCTTCGAGATGATGGAAAAAAACGTCGTCGGGCTCTGGGAGCATTCTCTCGGGACGGCGGTGGCGGCGAGCGTGATCGCCAAACGGATCGGCGCGCCGGAGGCGGAAGAGATCTCCACCGCCGCGTTGCTGCATGATATCGGAAAGGTGATCGTCAAAATCAAGTTCGAGGAAGATTACAAGCGCTTTGAATCGCTCGTGCAGGACAAAGAAATCTCGATGTTTGAGGCGGAACGGGAGCTGCTCGGCGCCGACCATGCCGAGATCGGCGGCTGGCTGGCGAAGAGCTGGTATCTTCCCGAAAAATTAATCGAGCCGATCGCGTATCATCATGATGTGGAGAAAGCGACCCGACATCCCCTCAATACCGCGATCGTCCATCTCGCCGACGTTCTGGTGAAAGCCGGCGGATTCGGCTTCAGCGGGGACAATGTCGTCCCCCTGATTCAACCCGCCGCATGGAAAAAAACGGGTCTCACCGAAACGCAACTGGAAGGGATCATCGACGAGATCGAGGATAAACTGATCGACGTCAAAAACTTAAGCCTCGAGATACAGGCGACCCATGACGCCCCAGCTTAG
- a CDS encoding VIT1/CCC1 transporter family protein, whose translation MQNTEYVSPEFARQLILDELFDLSLYKRFREISGPELHPTLDELIKVESGHLGFWQELFKVEISELNFARRLKLEMIVLVCRLFGAPAIDLILEAIEVYGIRKYLTLWKQNKDNPMGKAVQGILKDEFEHEDVIVGRLKDRIINPDRIRNIFLGLNDGMVEILGAVAGFFASFGQNALVLLAGLTTAVAGSLSMAAGAYVAVSSENEVRRTQEEKARFLEGGTGEEPRTEPAIRSAAIVGVSYFIGASFPLLPVIFGAHTALWSILTAGTIIILVSMALAFLSGMDVKRRALTNLVIITVAAGATYLIGMLVRNLLGIEI comes from the coding sequence ATGCAAAACACCGAATATGTGAGCCCGGAATTCGCCCGGCAGCTGATTCTCGATGAGCTGTTCGATTTGTCGCTCTACAAAAGGTTCCGGGAGATCTCCGGGCCCGAATTGCATCCGACGCTCGACGAGCTGATCAAGGTCGAGAGCGGACACCTCGGCTTCTGGCAGGAGCTCTTCAAAGTCGAGATTTCGGAGCTCAACTTCGCGCGGCGGCTCAAGCTGGAGATGATCGTCCTCGTCTGCCGTCTCTTCGGGGCGCCTGCCATCGACCTGATCCTGGAGGCGATCGAGGTCTACGGCATCCGCAAATACCTGACCCTCTGGAAACAGAACAAGGACAACCCGATGGGAAAGGCGGTCCAGGGGATCTTGAAAGACGAATTCGAGCATGAAGATGTGATCGTCGGCCGGCTGAAAGACCGCATCATCAACCCCGACCGGATCCGGAACATCTTTCTCGGATTGAACGACGGAATGGTCGAGATCCTCGGCGCGGTGGCCGGCTTTTTTGCGAGCTTCGGTCAGAACGCCTTGGTCCTGCTGGCGGGACTGACGACCGCCGTCGCGGGATCGCTCTCGATGGCCGCCGGCGCCTATGTCGCGGTCAGCTCCGAAAACGAGGTGCGGCGGACCCAGGAAGAGAAGGCGCGTTTTTTGGAAGGAGGGACCGGCGAGGAACCCCGGACGGAGCCGGCGATTCGGTCGGCCGCGATCGTCGGCGTCAGCTACTTTATCGGCGCGTCGTTCCCATTGCTTCCGGTGATCTTCGGCGCCCACACGGCGCTCTGGTCGATTCTCACCGCGGGAACCATCATCATTCTCGTCTCGATGGCCCTGGCTTTCCTCTCCGGGATGGATGTGAAACGGCGGGCGCTGACGAATCTGGTGATCATCACCGTCGCCGCCGGGGCCACCTACCTGATCGGAATGCTGGTTCGGAATCTGTTGGGAATCGAGATCTAA